The following coding sequences are from one Shewanella putrefaciens window:
- a CDS encoding membrane dipeptidase, with product MPNQAVNHYRRTLLKGLGAATLLSPLASIPSFAAAPRRLYVDGLSFLPDDLADVTASKLDAYLCDISAIETLQLPDGTQNYKRTYKACMESIKLAAKRVSDHPDILLQGLTGRDIQLARESKRTAVYFQIQGADCVEEDSDVNQWARLDEFHQQGLRVLQLTHHYGNTFAGGALDNDANGGLNKPLTAHGRELIAKLNHSNILVDLSHASAQTALDVAKISKSPIVQSHGAARGIVNHARCSPDEVIRAIANSGGVFGVFMMSFWLTPNPVPTINDYIRQLEYVMRVGGVDCVAIANDFPLRGQENLLALGNDNAQGIKEYQEWWYNLRAKNVLGFDAEPRHVVIPELNHIDRMERIDDALAKARFKSTDRDRFMGGNWQRVLNQVLI from the coding sequence ATGCCCAACCAGGCTGTCAATCACTACCGTCGCACTCTTCTTAAAGGTCTTGGCGCTGCAACCCTGTTAAGTCCCCTCGCCAGCATTCCAAGCTTTGCGGCTGCCCCAAGGCGGTTATATGTTGATGGTTTATCATTTCTCCCCGATGACTTAGCTGATGTTACCGCCTCTAAACTCGATGCCTATCTTTGCGATATTTCAGCCATTGAAACCCTGCAACTGCCCGATGGTACGCAAAACTATAAGCGTACTTATAAAGCCTGTATGGAAAGTATTAAGTTGGCCGCTAAACGGGTAAGCGATCACCCCGATATCCTATTGCAAGGTTTAACTGGGCGAGATATTCAGCTTGCGAGGGAAAGTAAACGCACTGCGGTGTATTTTCAAATTCAAGGAGCTGATTGTGTTGAGGAAGATAGCGATGTCAACCAATGGGCGCGCTTGGATGAATTTCATCAACAAGGACTACGTGTCCTGCAACTCACCCACCATTATGGCAATACCTTCGCGGGGGGCGCATTAGATAATGATGCTAATGGCGGACTGAATAAACCACTCACTGCCCATGGTAGAGAATTAATTGCAAAGCTCAACCACAGCAATATATTGGTTGATCTGAGCCACGCTAGCGCCCAAACCGCTCTTGATGTCGCCAAAATCAGTAAATCACCCATCGTCCAAAGCCATGGTGCGGCGCGTGGGATAGTCAATCATGCCCGCTGTTCGCCCGATGAAGTTATCCGCGCCATTGCGAATTCTGGAGGTGTTTTTGGCGTCTTTATGATGAGTTTTTGGTTAACACCAAATCCTGTGCCGACCATAAATGACTACATCCGTCAGTTAGAATACGTTATGCGTGTCGGCGGTGTAGACTGTGTGGCCATCGCTAATGACTTTCCGCTCCGTGGCCAAGAAAACTTACTGGCACTCGGTAACGACAACGCCCAAGGCATAAAAGAATATCAAGAATGGTGGTACAACCTGCGAGCCAAAAACGTATTAGGATTTGATGCTGAACCAAGACATGTCGTCATTCCCGAACTGAACCATATCGACCGCATGGAACGTATCGACGATGCCCTAGCCAAGGCACGTTTTAAATCTACCGACCGCGACCGTTTTATGGGTGGTAACTGGCAAAGAGTGCTCAATCAAGTCCTGATTTAA
- a CDS encoding cupin domain-containing protein: MIQNFFSHLPEALSAEVFEKLAGNDSVTIERIVSHGQSTPVGQWYDQTQYEWVMLLKGEATLEFEQGEIVTLTKGDYLTILPHQKHRVASTSTSSETLWLAVFYD, encoded by the coding sequence ATGATTCAAAATTTTTTTAGTCACTTACCAGAGGCTTTATCCGCCGAGGTTTTTGAAAAACTGGCGGGCAATGATAGTGTGACGATTGAGCGTATTGTCTCCCATGGACAGTCAACCCCAGTTGGGCAATGGTATGATCAAACTCAATATGAGTGGGTGATGTTACTCAAAGGCGAGGCTACGCTCGAATTTGAACAAGGTGAAATCGTGACACTCACCAAGGGCGATTATTTAACGATACTGCCACACCAAAAACACCGCGTAGCCTCAACGTCGACGAGTTCAGAAACCCTGTGGCTAGCGGTATTTTATGATTAG
- a CDS encoding peptidase U32 family protein: MSQPEIYTPENLSHVHNRLELLAPAKNADYGIEAIRHGADAVYIGGPAFGARATAGNSVEDIARLCTYAHKYHAQVFVALNTILMDNELADAEKLIWQLYEAGADALIVQDMGVLQLNLPPIALHASTQMDNRSPEKVAFLEQVGFSQVVLARELGLSQIREVAAHTNMQLEFFIHGALCVAYSGLCNLSHAFSNRSANRGECSQMCRLPGNLKTRAGDVLAQNEHLLSLKDNNQTENLEALIDAGIRSFKIEGRLKDLSYVKNVTAHYRQKLDAIMARRPEFVASSHGRCEHTFTPDPEKTFNRGSTDYFVHERSQGIKDFRSPKYIGEEVGKVVSIGKDFIQVSSTHEFNNGDGLAFFPLNYAMAKQSDDKLQGLRVNRAEGLKLHILQVPKDLKVGMTLYRNHNQAFETLLAKESSKRIIGVDMRLSDTTDGLALTLTDTYGLSACVNLVAEKTPATDIEKTLQTTRTQLGKLGSTDFVARSISIDTAQAWFLPASVLNGLRRDAVAALEVARVQGYIRPKPWKYNQDAVYPVKHLSYLGNVANQKAKDFYQRHGVIEIQDTYEKNGVTEDVPLMITKHCLRFNFNLCPKEVPGIKADPMVLEIGNDVLKLVFDCPKCEMMVVGENRQVRGLKQI, encoded by the coding sequence ATGAGCCAGCCAGAGATTTACACCCCTGAGAATCTTTCTCACGTTCATAACCGCCTCGAGTTATTGGCGCCAGCAAAAAATGCTGACTACGGTATCGAAGCCATACGCCATGGTGCCGACGCGGTTTATATCGGTGGCCCAGCATTTGGTGCTAGAGCAACGGCGGGTAACAGTGTTGAAGATATCGCGCGTCTGTGTACCTATGCTCACAAGTACCATGCTCAAGTGTTTGTCGCGCTTAATACTATCCTGATGGATAACGAACTGGCTGATGCTGAAAAACTCATTTGGCAATTGTATGAAGCCGGTGCCGATGCGCTGATTGTGCAGGACATGGGCGTATTGCAACTTAATTTACCACCGATTGCCTTGCATGCCAGTACTCAAATGGATAACCGCAGCCCTGAAAAGGTGGCGTTTTTAGAGCAAGTGGGATTTTCACAGGTTGTACTTGCCCGCGAACTTGGCCTAAGCCAGATCCGTGAAGTGGCGGCGCATACTAATATGCAGCTTGAATTTTTTATTCACGGTGCGCTTTGCGTGGCCTACAGTGGGCTATGCAACTTAAGCCATGCTTTTAGTAATCGCAGTGCTAACCGCGGAGAATGTTCGCAAATGTGCCGTTTGCCGGGGAATTTAAAAACTCGTGCAGGAGATGTATTAGCGCAGAATGAGCATTTATTGTCACTTAAAGACAATAACCAAACCGAAAACCTTGAAGCGCTAATTGATGCTGGTATTCGTTCATTTAAGATCGAAGGTCGCCTTAAGGATTTAAGTTACGTTAAAAACGTCACTGCCCACTATCGGCAAAAACTTGATGCGATTATGGCGCGTCGCCCTGAATTTGTGGCTTCATCCCATGGTCGTTGCGAGCACACTTTTACCCCAGATCCTGAAAAAACCTTTAACCGCGGCAGTACGGACTATTTTGTCCATGAACGTAGCCAAGGGATCAAAGATTTTCGCTCACCAAAATACATAGGCGAAGAAGTGGGTAAAGTGGTCAGCATAGGCAAAGACTTTATCCAAGTGAGTTCAACCCATGAGTTCAACAATGGTGATGGCTTAGCGTTTTTCCCCCTCAATTATGCCATGGCCAAACAGTCCGATGATAAACTCCAAGGCTTACGGGTCAATCGAGCAGAAGGGCTTAAGTTGCATATATTACAGGTGCCAAAGGACTTAAAGGTTGGGATGACGTTATACCGCAACCATAATCAAGCCTTCGAAACCTTACTCGCCAAGGAATCATCTAAACGTATTATTGGCGTGGATATGCGCTTGAGCGATACCACTGATGGACTTGCGTTGACCCTAACTGATACTTATGGGTTAAGCGCCTGCGTGAACTTAGTGGCCGAAAAAACACCTGCGACCGATATTGAAAAAACGCTGCAAACAACCCGCACTCAGCTTGGCAAACTCGGTAGTACTGACTTTGTTGCCCGCAGTATCAGTATCGATACGGCCCAAGCGTGGTTCTTACCAGCGTCAGTGCTTAATGGTTTGCGCCGTGATGCGGTTGCAGCGTTAGAAGTGGCTCGCGTGCAGGGATATATACGTCCAAAACCATGGAAATATAACCAAGATGCAGTTTATCCTGTTAAGCATTTGAGTTACTTAGGTAATGTCGCAAATCAAAAGGCGAAAGATTTTTATCAACGCCATGGTGTGATTGAAATTCAAGACACCTATGAGAAAAACGGTGTCACCGAAGATGTGCCCTTAATGATCACTAAGCATTGTTTGCGCTTTAACTTTAATCTTTGCCCTAAAGAAGTGCCGGGGATCAAAGCCGATCCTATGGTGCTCGAAATTGGTAACGATGTGCTTAAGTTGGTGTTCGACTGCCCTAAATGCGAAATGATGGTGGTCGGTGAAAATCGTCAAGTACGAGGGTTGAAGCAGATTTAA
- the asnC gene encoding transcriptional regulator AsnC yields the protein MDTAFQRDQLDNHILEALMQDARTPFAELAKRFGVSAGTIHVRVEKMKQAGIITGAQITVNPKALGYDVCCFIGINLKSAGDYPAAIAKLNALEEVVEAYYTTGNYSIFVKVMCQSIDGLQHVLINRIQSIDEIQSTETLISLQNPIVRAVKP from the coding sequence ATGGATACCGCATTTCAGCGCGATCAACTCGATAATCATATCCTTGAAGCCCTAATGCAAGATGCAAGAACCCCCTTTGCAGAGCTCGCTAAACGCTTTGGCGTCAGTGCTGGTACTATCCATGTTAGGGTAGAAAAGATGAAGCAAGCAGGTATTATCACTGGCGCGCAAATCACCGTAAACCCTAAAGCCCTAGGTTATGACGTTTGTTGTTTTATCGGCATCAATCTTAAAAGTGCTGGCGATTACCCTGCCGCCATAGCGAAACTTAATGCCCTAGAAGAAGTCGTTGAAGCCTATTACACCACTGGCAATTACAGTATTTTTGTAAAAGTCATGTGCCAATCGATTGATGGTTTACAGCACGTTCTTATTAATCGCATTCAATCTATCGATGAAATTCAGTCAACAGAAACCTTGATAAGCTTACAAAACCCAATAGTCAGGGCAGTTAAGCCCTAA
- a CDS encoding toxin-antitoxin system YwqK family antitoxin: protein MSLFRALKAKLFNSSEHNRAEQSTLLQVTPAEPPIETPYFCRHFSLKIHATEALATSLEQDAERGITTYHYDSPQLIELLGWEFANEPCAFHTTQFDRLEINNQANALEQYFWLNKEKVCSITPVIPNQDKMLWQVELYNIDDLLISHFTIDAHFIVCGDIQDHASLTGKLQRTFHEVEDEQGIRRLRIITQNPKLTQVVESNYFGERDGISRQFDALGTLLFEGHFIQDQQVGLQTWFHHTGNINYSEDRHPNGMFITRYHENGKISETAEINSDGLYINTLTRFYESGHVQLTRPLINDQIHGIEYLYYDNGALEAERHYEQGYEYQAFWYHPNGVLKQKMRADSTGKILEEFYESGQLAWREQFNPTGELHGEHVKWYPNGQLEEKIYFEHGKEQGMANWYHENGQLALEIYLENGLREGLFKSYYESGVLSAEGQYKNNLSVAPFIEYYENQQVQMYLPHTQGNRDGTARWFYEDGTIRTISEYEVRDGQGYLKESSFYNKQGILESYQSHSNTRCGYHLENNQREYYQEGIPDTRIEYYEDGAIRWLLTCIQDNLFSAKSLSRQGAILETGTIQVTEERYLDLGHWQRFTPQGQLLREVWLDEQGQLIESRHYFDIDENTTAQEDDEAEWDNTKNVSNGDTVGQPAQDQAAPVVTTRSAEPLRLSYHLKFDDESKLYTLKRYHSNSHIAEEGNLQIRGEEQFWVGIHNQYDEQGRIALSETYTMSGERIEQATNTSAIVLN, encoded by the coding sequence ATGTCGTTGTTTCGTGCGCTCAAAGCTAAACTCTTTAATTCGTCTGAACATAATCGCGCCGAGCAAAGCACTCTACTACAAGTAACACCCGCAGAACCTCCTATTGAAACCCCATATTTTTGTCGCCACTTTAGTTTAAAAATCCATGCAACAGAAGCCCTTGCGACCTCACTGGAGCAGGATGCCGAGCGGGGGATCACTACCTATCATTATGACTCTCCACAATTAATTGAGCTTCTCGGCTGGGAGTTCGCCAATGAACCTTGCGCTTTCCATACAACTCAATTTGATCGGCTCGAAATCAATAATCAGGCTAATGCACTGGAGCAATATTTTTGGTTAAACAAGGAAAAAGTATGCAGTATTACTCCTGTCATTCCCAACCAAGACAAGATGTTATGGCAGGTAGAACTGTACAATATCGATGATTTACTAATCAGCCACTTTACTATAGATGCGCACTTTATCGTTTGTGGTGATATCCAAGATCACGCCAGCCTAACCGGAAAACTGCAGCGTACTTTCCACGAAGTAGAAGACGAGCAAGGCATACGTCGCCTAAGAATTATTACTCAAAACCCTAAATTGACTCAGGTCGTTGAATCTAACTATTTTGGTGAGCGCGATGGTATTTCTCGCCAATTTGACGCCCTTGGCACCTTGTTATTTGAAGGACATTTTATTCAAGATCAGCAAGTGGGGTTACAAACTTGGTTTCACCATACAGGTAACATTAATTACAGCGAAGATCGTCATCCTAATGGCATGTTTATTACGCGTTACCATGAAAATGGCAAGATAAGTGAAACGGCCGAAATCAATAGTGATGGCTTATATATCAATACATTAACTCGATTTTATGAATCAGGGCATGTCCAACTCACCCGCCCATTAATCAATGATCAAATCCATGGGATTGAATATTTATATTATGACAATGGTGCCCTAGAAGCTGAACGCCACTACGAGCAAGGCTATGAATACCAAGCATTTTGGTATCACCCCAATGGAGTGTTAAAACAAAAAATGCGCGCCGATAGCACAGGAAAAATCCTTGAAGAATTTTATGAGAGCGGACAATTAGCTTGGCGTGAACAATTTAATCCTACAGGTGAGTTACATGGTGAGCATGTAAAATGGTATCCCAATGGTCAACTTGAAGAAAAAATCTATTTTGAACATGGCAAAGAACAAGGCATGGCCAATTGGTACCATGAAAATGGCCAACTTGCCCTTGAGATTTACTTAGAAAATGGCCTGAGGGAAGGTTTATTTAAAAGCTACTACGAAAGCGGAGTGTTGTCGGCAGAAGGTCAATATAAAAACAATCTTTCGGTCGCTCCCTTTATTGAATACTACGAAAATCAGCAAGTGCAAATGTATTTACCACACACCCAAGGCAACCGTGACGGCACCGCCCGGTGGTTTTATGAGGATGGCACTATACGTACTATTTCAGAATATGAAGTGCGCGATGGCCAAGGCTATCTTAAGGAGTCCAGCTTCTATAATAAACAAGGCATACTCGAATCCTATCAAAGCCATTCCAATACTCGCTGTGGTTATCATCTTGAAAATAATCAACGTGAATATTACCAAGAAGGGATCCCTGATACACGAATCGAATACTACGAGGATGGTGCAATTCGTTGGCTATTAACCTGTATTCAAGACAACTTGTTTAGTGCTAAGTCACTGTCCAGACAAGGCGCAATATTAGAAACAGGCACAATTCAAGTCACAGAAGAACGCTACCTTGATCTTGGTCACTGGCAACGCTTCACCCCTCAAGGACAACTCCTACGAGAAGTGTGGCTAGATGAGCAAGGACAACTTATCGAAAGCCGCCACTACTTTGATATTGATGAAAATACCACCGCACAAGAAGATGACGAAGCAGAGTGGGATAACACCAAAAATGTGAGTAATGGCGATACTGTTGGCCAGCCTGCACAAGATCAAGCCGCCCCAGTGGTTACAACAAGGTCTGCAGAACCCCTAAGGCTCTCTTATCACTTAAAATTTGATGACGAAAGCAAGCTTTATACCTTGAAGCGTTACCATTCCAATAGCCATATCGCCGAAGAAGGGAATTTACAAATTCGAGGAGAAGAACAATTTTGGGTTGGCATTCATAATCAATATGATGAACAAGGCCGCATAGCACTGTCAGAAACCTACACCATGAGCGGTGAGCGGATTGAGCAAGCGACCAACACCAGTGCAATCGTGTTGAACTAA
- a CDS encoding CbrC family protein yields the protein MFSRYLALYITTVYCQSLHNQYHFCGTCGKATRFVCTSTIYAVKKVDFICPWCVADGTAAKKFNGSFIDDYPLIEAGIVIKLFSPCILAR from the coding sequence ATTTTTAGTCGGTATTTAGCACTATATATTACAACAGTTTATTGCCAGTCACTGCACAACCAGTATCATTTTTGCGGCACCTGCGGTAAGGCCACAAGATTCGTCTGCACATCCACAATTTATGCCGTTAAAAAAGTCGACTTTATCTGCCCATGGTGCGTCGCTGATGGCACTGCTGCTAAAAAATTTAATGGCTCATTTATAGATGACTATCCGCTTATTGAAGCAGGCATTGTCATAAAATTATTTTCACCATGTATTTTAGCTAGATAA
- a CDS encoding DUF3019 domain-containing protein, translating to MNRLYLWLALVMLSTSFGVCSQDDAVIFTATPERCIALHKGQTCYQDVLFRWQTPASGEYCLILSDHGHQLTCWTGKALQEYQYSFEGDKTATFSLIRNDDVQPLAQVKVVVTWVYKAPKQSQSGWRLF from the coding sequence ATGAACCGATTGTATTTATGGTTAGCGTTAGTGATGCTGAGCACTTCCTTTGGTGTTTGCAGTCAGGATGATGCCGTTATTTTTACTGCGACCCCAGAACGCTGCATTGCGCTACATAAAGGGCAAACTTGCTATCAAGATGTGTTGTTTCGGTGGCAGACACCCGCGAGTGGTGAGTACTGTCTGATTTTGTCAGACCATGGACACCAGTTAACCTGCTGGACTGGCAAAGCGTTGCAAGAATACCAATATAGTTTTGAGGGGGATAAAACGGCCACTTTTAGTCTTATTCGTAATGATGATGTGCAACCGCTCGCGCAAGTCAAAGTGGTCGTGACATGGGTTTATAAGGCCCCTAAACAGAGTCAATCCGGCTGGAGGTTATTCTAA
- the rluA gene encoding bifunctional tRNA pseudouridine(32) synthase/23S rRNA pseudouridine(746) synthase RluA — protein MTDFIYHPPTTPWLEILYQDKDIIVINKPSGLLSVPGRDPAHYDSVYARVKAEHPHCQIVHRLDMATSGVIVLALIRSAERELKRQFHDRETSKTYIARVAGHIKHDTGSIDYPLICDWPNRPKQKVDHFVGKPSLTHYQVMSRAKRSTLVKLTPITGRSHQLRVHMMAIGHPILGDGFYADPLAKSLAPRLLPHAAELTIKHPYTGVSMTFSAEAPFCEPLGEQ, from the coding sequence ATGACTGATTTTATTTATCACCCCCCCACAACACCTTGGCTTGAGATTCTTTATCAAGATAAAGATATTATCGTGATTAACAAACCTTCAGGATTGTTGTCTGTGCCAGGTCGAGATCCAGCCCATTACGATAGTGTTTATGCCCGCGTAAAAGCCGAACACCCCCATTGCCAAATCGTGCATCGTCTCGATATGGCAACCTCGGGCGTGATAGTCCTCGCCCTTATTCGCAGTGCTGAACGAGAACTAAAACGTCAATTCCACGATAGAGAAACCAGTAAAACGTATATTGCACGGGTTGCAGGCCATATAAAGCACGACACAGGTAGTATTGACTATCCACTTATCTGCGATTGGCCAAATAGACCCAAACAAAAAGTCGATCATTTTGTCGGTAAACCTTCGCTCACTCACTATCAAGTTATGAGTCGAGCCAAACGTTCAACACTCGTTAAACTCACCCCAATCACGGGCCGCTCACATCAATTACGGGTGCATATGATGGCAATAGGCCATCCTATTTTAGGTGACGGTTTTTATGCCGATCCACTCGCTAAATCATTAGCCCCACGCCTATTACCCCATGCGGCAGAGCTCACCATCAAACATCCCTACACAGGTGTTAGCATGACTTTTAGCGCTGAAGCCCCGTTTTGTGAGCCTTTGGGTGAACAATGA
- a CDS encoding MipA/OmpV family protein, producing MRILWFLVLTLSILSGAAAASDIASSVNGGTNRLADGGDFELGMSVYGINRVDVRQTDDGAAQLSLLISGMYQYKGLFVEMIHQSQDGINLGFNLWSSEDWSLELLLANLQSSWSRPDVDPRTLDEAGRNAYLLSEDSLYIGAGFRATRYWGDNYVFQYRLVSDYYDDQGIQSSARLGKSWQVRNWNFHVLGSVGYSSATLNRYLFGISKEEATERFPEYQPNSSFSYGMEVGVAYPLSESVVFRAMYRLNLLSKEVTDSPLNQASYVSYFNASISYVF from the coding sequence ATGCGTATTCTTTGGTTTCTTGTGTTAACGCTGAGCATTCTTTCAGGAGCGGCTGCAGCATCGGATATTGCCAGCAGTGTTAACGGAGGTACTAATCGTCTTGCTGACGGCGGTGATTTTGAACTGGGCATGAGTGTTTACGGGATAAATCGAGTCGATGTTCGGCAAACGGATGATGGTGCTGCACAGTTGTCTTTGTTGATAAGTGGTATGTACCAGTATAAAGGGCTATTTGTTGAGATGATCCACCAATCTCAAGATGGCATTAATCTAGGGTTTAATCTTTGGAGCTCAGAGGATTGGTCTTTAGAGTTGCTGCTGGCTAATTTACAAAGTTCATGGTCTCGTCCTGATGTTGATCCCCGAACACTCGATGAAGCTGGCCGCAATGCTTATTTACTCTCGGAAGATTCTCTTTATATTGGCGCAGGTTTTCGTGCCACGCGTTATTGGGGCGATAACTACGTTTTCCAGTATAGATTAGTGTCTGATTACTACGATGACCAAGGGATTCAGAGTTCAGCTAGATTAGGCAAGTCTTGGCAAGTGCGTAATTGGAATTTTCACGTATTAGGGAGCGTCGGCTACTCATCCGCCACCTTAAATCGTTATCTTTTTGGGATCAGTAAGGAAGAAGCGACCGAACGCTTTCCTGAATATCAACCAAACAGTTCTTTTAGTTACGGTATGGAGGTGGGGGTTGCCTATCCTTTAAGTGAGAGTGTTGTCTTTCGAGCTATGTATCGCTTGAACCTGTTGTCCAAAGAAGTTACAGACAGTCCCCTAAATCAAGCCAGCTATGTCTCCTATTTTAATGCCTCTATTAGCTATGTGTTTTAG
- a CDS encoding SufE family protein, producing MTDSTIPLPNEADFHYLVQDADTLLARFTKAANWQERYRQIMLLGKELPNISTEFRIDIAQVKGCESDAWLYHREEHGRHYYLADSDARIVKGLIGLLLGACHGKTSDEIHAFDPHAYFEQLGLAGQLSPSRTNGLNALAKAIKDAAQ from the coding sequence ATGACAGATTCGACCATACCTCTACCAAACGAGGCCGATTTTCACTATTTAGTGCAAGATGCCGATACCTTGTTGGCGCGTTTTACCAAGGCCGCTAATTGGCAAGAAAGATATCGCCAAATCATGCTATTAGGAAAAGAGTTACCTAACATAAGTACTGAATTTCGCATCGATATAGCACAAGTAAAAGGCTGCGAAAGTGATGCTTGGCTCTATCACCGAGAAGAACATGGAAGACATTATTACCTTGCCGACAGTGACGCGCGCATTGTTAAAGGACTAATAGGGCTGTTACTTGGTGCTTGTCATGGAAAAACTAGCGATGAGATCCACGCATTTGATCCCCATGCTTACTTCGAACAATTAGGGTTAGCAGGTCAACTGAGCCCATCGCGGACTAATGGCCTGAATGCGCTCGCTAAAGCAATCAAAGACGCTGCACAATAA
- a CDS encoding aminotransferase class V-fold PLP-dependent enzyme → MTQSASLTPNSVTHHPTSHATREATVIQCSLEATQRNAQIRSQFPALNQMLDGYPLCYLDTAATSQKPQMVLDAMAQFYTNDNANVHRAAHQLSARSTLSYEKVRDQLQQFLKAKHREEIIFTHGTTESINLVAFGLTAHLSKGDVILIDTAAHHANIVPWQELAKRTGAVIKPIPLMQDCRLDINAYQTLLKLKPKIVALCHVSNVLGTVNPVAQLVKLAKAQGAITLVDGAQAVAHLTLDMAEIDCDFYVFSGHKMYGPTGVGVLYGRLDVLDTLTPLLTGGEMIKRVSFEATEFGNLPNRLEAGTPPIAEVIGLGAAITFLQTELTPQVQAYEAELLRYLQTQLRALGEVHLYGAFDNNIGVVAFNLADEHHQDIGILLDQQGIAVRCGHHCAMPLMHTLNLKGCCRASIGIYTNKDDIDRFIAALASVKDLLL, encoded by the coding sequence ATGACTCAATCAGCATCGCTTACACCAAACTCTGTGACTCATCATCCGACGTCCCATGCTACGCGGGAAGCGACTGTCATACAGTGTTCATTAGAGGCGACACAGCGCAATGCTCAGATTAGATCGCAATTCCCAGCCTTAAATCAAATGCTTGATGGTTATCCCCTATGTTATCTCGACACCGCAGCCACCAGCCAAAAGCCACAAATGGTACTCGATGCCATGGCACAGTTTTACACCAACGACAATGCCAATGTGCACCGTGCAGCGCATCAGTTATCGGCGCGTTCGACCTTAAGCTATGAAAAAGTGCGCGATCAATTGCAACAGTTTTTAAAGGCAAAACACCGCGAAGAAATCATTTTTACCCACGGCACCACAGAATCCATCAACTTAGTCGCCTTTGGACTCACAGCGCATTTAAGCAAAGGGGATGTGATACTTATCGACACTGCAGCCCACCACGCTAATATTGTGCCTTGGCAGGAACTAGCAAAACGCACGGGGGCTGTCATTAAACCTATCCCTCTGATGCAAGATTGCCGTTTAGATATCAACGCCTATCAAACCTTGCTTAAATTAAAACCTAAAATTGTTGCACTTTGCCATGTTTCCAATGTATTAGGCACAGTTAATCCCGTGGCTCAGTTAGTTAAATTAGCGAAAGCACAAGGGGCAATCACCTTAGTTGACGGCGCGCAAGCCGTGGCACATTTAACGCTGGATATGGCTGAAATCGACTGCGATTTTTATGTATTCTCAGGACATAAAATGTATGGTCCCACTGGCGTTGGCGTGCTTTATGGTCGTTTAGACGTATTAGACACGCTCACACCACTGTTAACTGGCGGTGAGATGATTAAGCGCGTGAGCTTTGAAGCGACAGAATTTGGCAACCTGCCAAATCGCTTAGAAGCCGGCACGCCACCCATTGCCGAGGTGATAGGCTTAGGCGCAGCCATTACCTTTTTACAAACCGAGCTTACACCGCAGGTTCAAGCCTATGAAGCTGAACTACTTAGGTATTTACAAACCCAATTGCGCGCGCTCGGCGAGGTGCATTTATACGGCGCCTTTGACAACAACATTGGCGTGGTTGCCTTTAACCTCGCCGATGAACATCATCAAGATATTGGAATTTTACTGGATCAACAAGGGATTGCCGTGCGCTGTGGCCATCACTGTGCCATGCCATTAATGCACACTCTCAATCTTAAGGGCTGTTGCCGCGCTTCTATCGGTATTTATACGAATAAAGACGATATTGACCGCTTTATTGCCGCATTAGCCTCGGTCAAAGACTTGCTGTTGTAA